A region of the Corynebacterium falsenii genome:
TCCTCGAGCTGCTTGTCGTCGAGGATCTCAACGTCCAGGCCGGCCGCGGTGGCTTCGGTGCGGATGAACTCCGCGTAGCTTTCGGGGTAAAGCACGTTCGCGGGCGTGTTCACCAGGTCGCGGGCCATCGCCACGGAACCGGCGACGATCTCGGCCTTCTTCGCCGCATCGTCCTCGGCGTTCTGCGCGAGCACGGTCACTTTGTCCACGCCCGGCGTGGCGGCCTTGGCGCCGGAGTAACGGTAGGCACCCAGCGCGTGCCCAACGAGCGCCGCCTCTGTACCCAGAATTCCCAGGGTGCTGGCCACGTGGGCGCCTCGCTTGTCGCCCTCCTCGGTCGTGGGGGCCTTGACCTTTCTCGACGCCACACCGGCGGCCTGGCGCACAGTCTCCTCTGTGATCTCTTCAGATGAGCCCAGGCCAACGGCGAGAATGCGGTCAGCTTCGATACCGGACCCAGCCAGGACATCACCGGGGATGACCGTGACTTCGTCCTCGGCACCGGTTGCGCCCACGGCCGTGAGGACCTTCCACATTTCGACCTGGTACTGCTTGTCCAGAGCCTGTCCGGGACCACCAGCGATCTCAATTCCGGTGTCTCCCGTGAACGCGGGAATCACGAGGTAGTCGATGTGCTCGGAGATGGCGGAGACATCTGCGGCCGTTGCTAATTCCGGAAGGTGGCCGCGAACCATTTCTACGGCACCCTTCACAGTCCCGGAATTGGTGGTGGAATCGTGGACAGAATCAGTCATTAATAACTCCTTGCTTATCTATACATATCCATACTGGGCGGTGCGGGGGCCGCGCCCGATCACGGACAGTCGTAAAACGCTGCCCGGTCGGGGGCTCGTGTGAGCAACTTTTACGTTAAACCCTACCGATTCTGTGCCGGTTGCCGCCGAAACGGGGAATAAGACGGGACAAAGGAGGATGGAATCCAGGGTGAGGTCCTGTGCGTGCACAATCTGGGAGTAGCATGAATCACATGACTTCTTCTGCTGCACAATCAACGTTCACTGTGACCCGCTCGGAGAATCCCGCATCCGACGAGCAGATCGCACAGATTCTCGAGAACCCCGGATTCGGTCGTTACTACACCGACCACATGGTGGCCATTGACTGGACCGAGGACGAAGGCTGGCACAACGCCCGGGTGGAGCCCTACCAGCCGATCTCCCTGGATCCGGCGACTAGCGTGCTGCACTACGGCCAGGCCATCTTCGAAGGTCTGAAGGCCTACCGCCAGCCGGATGGTTCCATCGCCACGTTCCGCCCGGATCAAAACGCCAAGCGTTTCCAGAACTCTGCAGACCGTCTGGCCATGCCGGAGCTGCCGGAGGAACTCTTCCTGGAATCGCTGCGCCAGATCGTCACCATCGATGAGCGCTGGGTGCCGGAAGCAGGCGGCGAGGAAGCTCTTTACCTGCGCCCCTTCATGATCTCCCGCGAGGTTGGCCTGGGCGTGCACCCCAGCAACGCCTACACCTTCTACGTCATCGCCTCCCCGGCAGGTGCCTACTTCAGTGGCGGCGTGAACCCCGTGAGCGTGTGGCTGTGCACCGAGTATGTGCGCGCCGCCCCTGGTGGTACCGGTGCCGCGAAGTTCGCTGGTAACTACGCGGCATCGCTTGTGGCGCAGCAGTACGCCTCCGAGCAGGGCTGCGACCAAGTGGTGTGGCTCGATGCCACCGAGCTGAAGTTCGTGGAAGAAATGGGCGGCATGAACCTGTTCTTCGTCTACGGCACCGGCGAGAACGCCGAGATCGTGACCCCCGAGCTGTCCGGCTCGCTATTGCCCGGCGTGACCCGCTCCTCGCTGCTGCAGCTCGCCGAGGACCAGGGCTACAGCGTGGACGAACGCCTCATCTCCACGGAGGAATGGCGCAAGACCGCAGCCAGTGGGGAGCTGAGCGAAGTATTTGCCTGTGGCACCGCCGCCGTGGTCACCCCCGTGGGAACCGTCAAGAGCAAGGAAGGCGAGTTCTCCATCAACGAGGGCAAGTCAGGTGAGATCACCATGAAGCTCCGCGAGATCCTCACCGGCATCCAGCGCGGTGTGGAAGAGGACAAGCACGGCTGGCTCTACACACTGGTCGAGGCCGAGTAAACCTCCACCGCGTGCTGCACCATCGGCAGCGCCAACACGGCACCGAGCCCCTGGCCGGTGCCGATTTTCATGTCCAGAACGGGCGTCAACCCCAGCGCACGCAGCGCCGGCAGGTGCGCAGGCTCGTCACCCACGCTGGCGGCCAACCACCATGCATTGGCCCCAGGAGCCAGCATCTGCGCGCACAACGCCGCTGCGGTTATTCCCACACCGTCGAATATCACTGGGGTGCGCCGCACTGCGGCCTGGGCCAATAGACCAGCGGCCACCACGAGGTTCGCCGAACCGACCCGGCGCAGCACGCGCTCAGCCACCGCGCGGTCATCCCGCACGCGGTACATGGCGTCGCGGATAGCCGCGCATTTCGCCTTCCACGCTTCGTCGCCGATCCCGGATCCCCGGCCGATGATCTTCACCGGCTCAATGCCGCACACGCTGCCGATCATGGCAGCGGCAACAGTGGTCAGCCCCCGGCCCAGGTCCCCCAGCAAAATGACGTCCGTGCCGGAATCGGCTTCCTGATCGGCCCTCTGCTGCCCAGTCTTGAGCAGTTCAGCGTAGATGTCAGCGCTCATGGCGTCTTCCCGATCGATGGCGCCGAGAGTTTGATCCGTGGTGGCGTCGATAAGAGAAAGTTTGCTACCAACGCGGCGGCACGCATCAACGATTGGGGCATCGCCCTGCCGGATGCTGGCGGACACAGCAGAGGTGTAGTCCTGCGGCAGCGCGGAGATCTCCGGGACCGCCGAGGCGATCGGGTTGTCGCCGGAGATGATGAGCAATCGGGCGGACTCGAGCGGCCGGGGAGCGGGCTCACCTTGACATGCCGCGATCCATGCTCCGATGTCCTCCAACCGACCTAAGCTCTGTGGCGGGGTCCCCAGAGAAGCGGGCAGTGCCGCCCGCAATTCACGCGCTCGCGACCGAGCAGCATCATCCGGGGGAACGATCGGAGGAAAAGTCGGGTTGGTCACGAACTAGACCTTATCACCGACATTCTTCTGCGGCGCTGGCGTGCGCAGGCGGCGGATCATCGTGGCGCGGGTGAAGGCGTAGAAGCCCAGCCCGAACTTGCCATAGGTGTTGTCGGGGAAGCGCTCGTTGACCTCGCGGTTAATGCGACGGCCCAGCACGATGCCCTCGACAACCATGATGAGGAAGATGGCCATGACTACGAGGCTGGCCAGGTTCGCCAGGTTCGGGTTCGACATGCCGAAGATCATCACCACGATCACGGCCAACGTCATGGGCAGGAAGAGGTTCATGAGGTAGCGGTGCGCGTCCACCCAATCGCGGACGAAACGCTTCTCGCGGCCCTTGTCGCGGTCCATGAGGTAGGCTTCCTCGCCGGCCATCATGCGCTCGTTGACCTTGCGGCGCTCGCGGGCCTTCTCGTCGCGCTCGCGTTGCTTCATGGCCTTGTACTCGGCCTTCGACATCGAGGCCTTCAGCTCCTTGCGGCGCTTGCGGGCCTGGCCGGGGGTCGTCGGGGCATCGTAGGCGGTGCGGCGCACGCCGTGTTGGCGCTCGACCTCGTTGCGCTTCGGGGTGGGGCGACCCTTCTTTGGGGTGAAGGCCTTCGACGCGTGATCGGAATCCGCATGATGCGACGCGTCGTTCTCGTTCGTCACCTGGGTAGCGTCGACAGTGCGGTCGTCGGCGTAGTGCTCGGCGGCTGCATTGCTGGTGCTGGCGCTCTGGTCGCCTTCGGTCGAGTCCTTTTTCCACGGCATTTTCACGCCTTTTAGGCTAGAGCAGCGATGTGCGCAGGGCAAAACTACACTCCGACGCCGCCAGCCGGCCCCGCGCCGGATTCCCGCGATCGGGAATAGACCGAGGTGGTGTGGCGTTGAAGGCGAACACAGAGTAGTTTGTGAACAGAGTATTTTGTGAGTAAGGCCATAGATCCTGACCCACAGACGTCGATACGGATGTCTACGCGTACATCCTTATAAGGAGGAAACATGACTGCCCCAGAAAAGGTCACGGGCGTTGAGTTGACGGACGCTGCCGCCGCTAAGGCCAGCGCTTTGCTGGCGCAGGAAGGCCGGGACGACTTGGCTCTGCGTATTGCTGTGCAGCCGGGTG
Encoded here:
- a CDS encoding branched-chain amino acid aminotransferase; translated protein: MTSSAAQSTFTVTRSENPASDEQIAQILENPGFGRYYTDHMVAIDWTEDEGWHNARVEPYQPISLDPATSVLHYGQAIFEGLKAYRQPDGSIATFRPDQNAKRFQNSADRLAMPELPEELFLESLRQIVTIDERWVPEAGGEEALYLRPFMISREVGLGVHPSNAYTFYVIASPAGAYFSGGVNPVSVWLCTEYVRAAPGGTGAAKFAGNYAASLVAQQYASEQGCDQVVWLDATELKFVEEMGGMNLFFVYGTGENAEIVTPELSGSLLPGVTRSSLLQLAEDQGYSVDERLISTEEWRKTAASGELSEVFACGTAAVVTPVGTVKSKEGEFSINEGKSGEITMKLREILTGIQRGVEEDKHGWLYTLVEAE
- a CDS encoding nicotinate-nucleotide--dimethylbenzimidazole phosphoribosyltransferase; this translates as MTNPTFPPIVPPDDAARSRARELRAALPASLGTPPQSLGRLEDIGAWIAACQGEPAPRPLESARLLIISGDNPIASAVPEISALPQDYTSAVSASIRQGDAPIVDACRRVGSKLSLIDATTDQTLGAIDREDAMSADIYAELLKTGQQRADQEADSGTDVILLGDLGRGLTTVAAAMIGSVCGIEPVKIIGRGSGIGDEAWKAKCAAIRDAMYRVRDDRAVAERVLRRVGSANLVVAAGLLAQAAVRRTPVIFDGVGITAAALCAQMLAPGANAWWLAASVGDEPAHLPALRALGLTPVLDMKIGTGQGLGAVLALPMVQHAVEVYSASTSV
- a CDS encoding DUF3043 domain-containing protein, producing MPWKKDSTEGDQSASTSNAAAEHYADDRTVDATQVTNENDASHHADSDHASKAFTPKKGRPTPKRNEVERQHGVRRTAYDAPTTPGQARKRRKELKASMSKAEYKAMKQRERDEKARERRKVNERMMAGEEAYLMDRDKGREKRFVRDWVDAHRYLMNLFLPMTLAVIVVMIFGMSNPNLANLASLVVMAIFLIMVVEGIVLGRRINREVNERFPDNTYGKFGLGFYAFTRATMIRRLRTPAPQKNVGDKV